A portion of the Stella humosa genome contains these proteins:
- a CDS encoding DUF4062 domain-containing protein codes for MARPRVFISSTYYDLKYIRSGIETFVSSLGYEPILFEKGAIPFHHDATLEESCLKEVENSDILILIIGGRYGALSPEDEQKIKEDPKKYIERIRSVTNREYEKAHSKEISIFAFVEQSVFSEYRTFKQNRDNASINYAHVDDPRIYQMIDDILTKNRTIFVKDFSVIEDITGWLREQWAGIFVDLLRKKNTDTKISNLENQISNLSDIVKSLKTYGEELIKSTTNIDSEKLIKNEQRRIFSSQNDRFLSEPLIKYLLGLKGADLPEPEKMFSLFLTSVNLDHYLTIIGFSDTEKSELFNNAGPPATRDYERMKDIYILPPGAAS; via the coding sequence ATGGCTAGGCCAAGAGTTTTTATTAGCTCAACCTATTACGATCTTAAGTATATTCGGTCGGGTATCGAAACATTTGTTAGCAGCCTTGGATATGAGCCAATCCTTTTTGAAAAAGGGGCAATTCCTTTTCATCATGACGCCACCTTAGAAGAGTCTTGCTTAAAGGAAGTCGAAAACTCAGATATCTTGATATTAATTATTGGTGGCCGATATGGAGCCTTAAGTCCAGAAGATGAGCAGAAAATAAAAGAAGACCCAAAAAAATACATCGAGAGAATCCGGTCGGTGACCAATCGCGAGTATGAAAAAGCACATTCTAAAGAAATTTCAATATTTGCTTTTGTAGAACAGTCTGTATTTTCAGAATATAGGACCTTTAAGCAAAATAGAGACAATGCATCTATAAATTATGCTCACGTTGATGATCCTAGAATATACCAGATGATTGACGACATATTGACGAAAAACAGAACTATATTCGTCAAAGATTTTAGTGTTATCGAGGACATCACCGGATGGCTAAGAGAACAGTGGGCTGGCATTTTTGTTGATTTACTTCGAAAGAAGAATACAGACACAAAAATATCAAATCTCGAAAACCAAATAAGCAATCTTTCGGACATAGTAAAGTCACTCAAAACATACGGAGAGGAACTCATAAAATCTACTACCAATATAGATTCGGAAAAGCTCATTAAAAATGAACAGCGGCGAATATTTTCCTCGCAAAATGATAGATTTCTTAGCGAGCCACTTATAAAATATTTGCTGGGCTTAAAGGGAGCCGATTTGCCAGAGCCAGAAAAAATGTTCTCACTTTTTCTTACCTCGGTAAACCTTGATCATTACTTAACTATTATCGGATTCTCCGACACAGAAAAGAGCGAACTCTTTAATAACGCGGGCCCTCCTGCCACCAGAGACTATGAGAGAATGAAGGATATCTACATTCTCCCACCAGGGGCGGCGTCGTAA
- a CDS encoding DmpA family aminopeptidase, with translation MAMDSQGLGQSGGRPRARDLGIPFSGPTGAANAITDVPGVTVGHTTLIDGDRVRTGVTAILPRSEQGRPAPVWAGMFSFNGAGELTGSHFVAEYGWFLGPICLTGTHNVGVVHKASLDWFLARHGAAMGPGFWHLPIVGETWDGFLNDSHGGHLKAEHVLAALDGATGGPVAEGAVGGGTGMSCYQFKAGIGTASRLVKAAGDWTVAALVQANFGRRDEFRPFGRPYRPLPGGGSDPKPGEGSIIGIVATDAPLLPHQLQRLARRAAVGMARTGTSGNNGSGDIFMAFSTANALPLDADRGVTPLDHLPNEQLNPVFAGAADAVEEAILNAIVAADTMVGRAGNRVEGIDRDAVRAMFVQQ, from the coding sequence ATGGCGATGGATTCGCAAGGGCTTGGACAGTCGGGCGGGCGCCCGCGGGCACGCGACCTCGGCATCCCCTTCTCCGGGCCGACCGGGGCCGCCAACGCCATCACCGACGTGCCCGGCGTGACGGTCGGCCATACCACCCTGATCGACGGCGACCGGGTGCGCACCGGCGTCACCGCCATCCTGCCGCGGTCCGAGCAGGGGCGGCCGGCGCCGGTGTGGGCCGGCATGTTCTCGTTCAACGGCGCGGGCGAGCTGACCGGATCGCATTTCGTGGCCGAATATGGCTGGTTCCTGGGGCCGATCTGCCTGACCGGCACGCACAATGTCGGCGTCGTCCACAAGGCGTCGCTCGATTGGTTCCTGGCCCGTCACGGAGCCGCCATGGGGCCGGGCTTCTGGCACCTGCCGATCGTGGGCGAGACCTGGGATGGGTTCCTCAACGACAGCCATGGCGGCCACCTGAAGGCCGAGCACGTGCTGGCCGCGCTCGACGGTGCGACCGGCGGCCCGGTGGCCGAGGGGGCGGTCGGCGGCGGCACGGGCATGAGCTGCTATCAGTTCAAGGCCGGCATCGGCACGGCCTCGCGCCTGGTCAAGGCGGCTGGCGACTGGACGGTGGCCGCATTGGTGCAGGCCAACTTCGGCCGGCGCGACGAGTTCCGTCCCTTCGGCCGCCCCTACCGACCACTGCCGGGCGGAGGCAGCGACCCGAAGCCGGGCGAGGGGTCGATCATCGGCATCGTCGCCACCGACGCGCCGCTGCTGCCGCACCAGCTCCAGCGGCTGGCGCGCCGGGCGGCGGTCGGCATGGCGCGCACGGGAACGTCGGGCAACAACGGCTCGGGCGACATCTTCATGGCCTTCTCGACCGCCAACGCCCTGCCGCTCGATGCCGACCGGGGCGTGACGCCCCTCGACCACCTGCCGAACGAGCAGTTGAACCCGGTCTTCGCCGGGGCCGCCGACGCGGTGGAGGAGGCGATCCTCAACGCCATCGTCGCCGCCGACACTATGGTTGGCCGCGCCGGCAACCGGGTCGAGGGGATCGACCGGGATGCCGTGCGGGCGATGTTCGTTCAGCAATGA
- a CDS encoding glycosyltransferase family protein, whose translation MPCVVVTAWDPPNGALLAGLLASLDRLSPAWPVRVLVPDAAVAAGRATVILDGPFADAVTRARAWLPQTVPGFDRYIWLDSATWVQTADALPVLAEAAPGDALSACYEIDRGYRPFFADAGMWHRYRAATDAVFGREAANLGWLCAFANGGVMALDAAAPHWAAWASTIRAGWERRSAAAPSLPFADLALNVALLRHKLPVAPLPATWNWLCHLAAPTWDGARLVEPGYPGQPIRIVHLSGQARSAVMRLRDRDRRPYLSTLRFPLQVRAETRP comes from the coding sequence ATGCCATGCGTCGTCGTGACCGCCTGGGACCCGCCGAATGGCGCGCTCCTGGCCGGCCTCCTGGCCTCCCTCGATCGGTTGTCGCCGGCATGGCCGGTGCGCGTCCTGGTGCCCGACGCGGCGGTCGCGGCCGGCCGCGCGACCGTCATCCTGGACGGGCCTTTCGCCGACGCCGTCACCCGCGCCCGTGCGTGGCTGCCGCAGACGGTGCCGGGCTTCGACCGCTACATCTGGCTCGACTCCGCCACCTGGGTGCAGACGGCCGATGCCCTGCCGGTGCTGGCCGAGGCCGCACCCGGCGATGCGCTGTCGGCCTGCTACGAGATCGACCGCGGCTATCGCCCGTTCTTCGCCGACGCCGGCATGTGGCACCGCTACCGGGCGGCGACCGATGCCGTCTTCGGGCGCGAGGCGGCCAATCTCGGCTGGCTCTGCGCCTTTGCCAATGGCGGCGTGATGGCGCTGGATGCCGCCGCACCGCACTGGGCCGCCTGGGCCAGCACGATCCGGGCCGGTTGGGAGCGGCGATCGGCGGCGGCGCCATCGCTGCCCTTCGCGGACCTGGCGCTCAACGTCGCCCTGCTGCGCCACAAGCTGCCGGTCGCTCCCCTGCCCGCGACCTGGAACTGGCTCTGCCACCTGGCCGCCCCCACCTGGGACGGCGCGCGCCTGGTCGAGCCGGGCTATCCGGGCCAGCCCATCCGCATCGTCCACCTCTCCGGCCAGGCGCGATCGGCGGTCATGCGCCTGCGCGACCGCGACCGGCGGCCCTATCTCTCGACCCTGCGCTTTCCCTTGCAGGTCCGGGCGGAAACCCGGCCGTGA
- a CDS encoding MipA/OmpV family protein, with protein sequence MAMRTVIHLGASLVLLASAGTAVAADRWSATVGAGALVAPKYEGSGEMEILPLPILDLRWTPGYAGFHSVFLTTEQGLGIQFLDYRGFSLSASVNYDRGRDQDDDSNLRGLGNIDPGADLRLTAAYRIGGLRASLSAEQNFGGTDGVEVEAGLGYTQRFGDRFFLTGSVGATWADSDHMGGYFGVTRRQSLASGLPQYDADAGFKSVRVALTGRYAVTERWGVRGTVGLKRLLGDAADSPIVEEKLQPFALLGVTYTF encoded by the coding sequence ATGGCCATGCGAACGGTGATCCATCTTGGTGCCAGCCTGGTGCTGCTGGCTTCGGCGGGAACGGCCGTCGCGGCCGATCGCTGGTCGGCCACGGTCGGCGCCGGGGCACTGGTCGCGCCCAAGTACGAGGGCTCGGGCGAGATGGAAATCCTGCCCCTGCCGATCCTCGACCTGCGATGGACGCCTGGCTATGCCGGCTTCCATTCCGTCTTCCTGACGACCGAGCAGGGGCTGGGCATCCAATTCCTGGACTATCGCGGCTTCTCGCTTTCGGCCTCGGTCAACTACGACCGCGGCCGCGACCAGGACGACGACAGCAATCTGCGCGGGCTGGGCAACATCGACCCTGGCGCCGACCTTCGGCTGACGGCCGCCTATCGCATCGGCGGGCTGCGCGCGTCGCTGTCGGCGGAGCAGAATTTCGGCGGCACGGACGGCGTGGAGGTCGAGGCCGGGCTCGGCTACACGCAGCGCTTCGGCGACCGGTTCTTCCTGACCGGCAGCGTCGGGGCGACCTGGGCCGATTCGGACCATATGGGTGGCTATTTCGGCGTGACCCGGCGCCAATCGCTGGCCTCCGGCCTGCCGCAATACGACGCCGACGCGGGCTTCAAGTCGGTCCGCGTGGCGCTGACCGGGCGCTATGCCGTCACCGAGCGCTGGGGCGTGCGCGGCACCGTCGGCCTGAAGCGGCTGCTGGGCGACGCGGCCGACAGCCCGATCGTGGAAGAGAAGTTGCAGCCATTCGCCCTGCTCGGCGTCACCTACACGTTCTGA
- the maiA gene encoding maleylacetoacetate isomerase, which yields MRLYSQTRNSAGWRVRIALHWKAVPFDYVAVSGLAPGEYRRINPQGLLPALAVGGRIVAQSAAILELLEELHPAPPLLPGDPVARAEVRAFAGLIAADLHPLNNNRVRKYLAGPLGRSPAEVDGWYRHWVAVGLASLEETLAGSPVGGPFCFGPAPTLADLHLVPQIYNCRRFGCDLAPYPRLVAADAACRDVAAFRAAAPEHLPDYSGAEPPWMA from the coding sequence ATGCGGCTCTACAGCCAGACGCGCAACTCCGCCGGGTGGCGGGTGCGCATCGCCCTGCACTGGAAGGCGGTGCCGTTCGACTATGTTGCCGTTTCCGGCCTGGCGCCGGGGGAGTACCGGCGGATAAACCCGCAGGGCCTGCTGCCGGCGCTGGCGGTGGGCGGGCGGATCGTCGCCCAATCCGCCGCGATTCTCGAACTGCTGGAGGAACTGCATCCCGCGCCGCCGCTGCTGCCGGGCGACCCGGTCGCGCGGGCGGAGGTGCGGGCCTTCGCCGGGCTGATCGCGGCCGACCTGCACCCGCTCAACAACAACCGGGTGCGCAAGTACCTGGCCGGCCCGTTGGGGCGCTCGCCGGCCGAAGTCGACGGCTGGTACCGCCACTGGGTCGCGGTCGGCCTGGCCAGCCTGGAGGAGACGCTGGCCGGCTCCCCCGTCGGTGGCCCGTTCTGCTTCGGCCCGGCGCCGACCCTGGCCGACCTGCATCTCGTACCGCAGATCTACAACTGCCGCCGCTTCGGCTGCGACCTGGCCCCCTATCCGCGACTGGTAGCGGCCGATGCCGCCTGCCGAGATGTCGCGGCCTTCCGAGCGGCCGCACCCGAGCACCTGCCCGACTATTCGGGTGCCGAGCCGCCCTGGATGGCGTGA
- a CDS encoding amidase produces the protein MFQMRPIADLAADLAAGRTTSAELTEAALARIADPAGEGAATFMVVHADAARAAAEASDRLRAAGVVPSPLAGIPVSVKDLFDEQGQVTRAGSTALAGAPATADAPIVARLRAAGAVIVGRTNMVEFAFSGVGLNPHYGTPAAPFERATNRRVPGGSSSGAAVSVSDGMAAVAIGSDTGGSVRIPSAFCGLAGLKPTASRVPTAGAFPLSTTLDSVGPLAPTLACCAVVDAIMAGEAPTVPAAAPLAGLRLGLPRNIVRDGIEAVVADHFDAALKRLSAAGAHIVEFDFPELDEIPVANSKGGFAVAEAWALHRQRIAERGQQFDPRVRVRIERGVQMEAADYVDLIHTRANINRRADARTAVFDAVIMPTCVVLPPPIANFTDDGYYGRTNLLILRNTALGNFLDRCSVSIPATPAGAPPVGFCLVGQRGDDRRLLSVGRAVEALLAA, from the coding sequence ATGTTCCAGATGCGCCCCATTGCCGACCTGGCCGCCGACCTGGCCGCCGGCCGCACCACCAGCGCCGAATTGACCGAAGCCGCACTCGCCCGCATCGCCGACCCGGCGGGCGAGGGGGCGGCCACCTTCATGGTCGTCCATGCCGATGCCGCGCGCGCGGCCGCCGAGGCGTCCGACCGGCTGCGCGCGGCCGGCGTCGTGCCCTCGCCGCTGGCCGGCATCCCCGTTTCGGTCAAGGACCTGTTCGACGAGCAGGGACAGGTGACGCGCGCCGGCTCGACCGCGCTGGCGGGCGCCCCCGCCACGGCCGACGCGCCGATCGTGGCCCGCCTGCGCGCCGCCGGTGCTGTCATCGTCGGCCGCACCAACATGGTGGAATTCGCCTTCTCCGGCGTCGGCCTCAACCCGCACTACGGCACGCCGGCTGCACCCTTCGAGCGGGCGACCAACCGGCGGGTGCCGGGCGGCTCGTCCTCGGGTGCCGCGGTCTCGGTCAGCGACGGCATGGCCGCCGTCGCCATCGGCTCGGACACCGGCGGATCGGTGCGGATCCCGTCCGCCTTCTGCGGCCTGGCCGGTTTGAAGCCGACTGCCAGCAGGGTGCCGACCGCGGGTGCCTTCCCCCTGTCGACGACGCTCGATTCCGTCGGGCCGCTGGCGCCGACGCTGGCGTGCTGTGCCGTCGTCGACGCCATCATGGCCGGCGAGGCGCCGACCGTTCCTGCCGCGGCCCCCCTGGCCGGACTGCGCCTGGGCCTGCCGCGCAACATCGTCCGCGACGGGATCGAGGCGGTGGTGGCCGACCATTTCGATGCCGCCCTGAAGCGCCTGTCGGCGGCCGGCGCGCATATCGTCGAGTTCGATTTCCCCGAGCTGGACGAGATCCCAGTCGCCAATTCCAAGGGCGGGTTCGCGGTGGCCGAGGCCTGGGCGCTGCACCGCCAGCGCATCGCCGAGCGCGGCCAGCAGTTCGACCCGCGCGTGCGCGTGCGGATCGAGCGGGGCGTGCAGATGGAGGCGGCCGACTATGTCGACCTCATCCACACACGCGCCAACATCAACCGCCGGGCCGACGCGCGCACGGCCGTGTTCGACGCCGTCATCATGCCGACCTGCGTCGTGCTGCCGCCGCCGATCGCGAACTTCACGGACGACGGCTATTACGGCCGCACCAACCTGCTGATCCTGCGCAACACCGCGCTCGGCAACTTCCTCGACCGCTGCTCCGTCAGCATTCCGGCAACGCCGGCCGGCGCCCCGCCGGTCGGCTTCTGCCTGGTCGGGCAGCGGGGCGACGATCGCCGCCTGCTGTCGGTCGGGCGCGCTGTCGAGGCGCTGCTGGCTGCCTGA
- a CDS encoding DUF2848 domain-containing protein produces the protein MIRLEREGAGVAEAEINDIVVGGMTALDEDAIHHHLEEMKAIGVKMPDTFPFFFRISAGFLTQADRVQVLGTDSSGEVEAVVVTLDDGRWLTLGSDHTDRKVEAYSINVSKQMCPKIIGRKAWRFDEVSGHWDKLIIRSWTTTDGVRALYQEGPLASMRHPDDLTARYLGGAGKLAAGTVLFCGTIGAMGPLAHSERFEMEIEDPVLGRRIGHGYDVEALSRID, from the coding sequence ATGATACGTCTGGAGCGCGAAGGGGCCGGGGTGGCCGAGGCCGAGATCAATGACATCGTCGTCGGCGGCATGACCGCGCTCGACGAGGACGCGATCCATCATCACCTGGAAGAGATGAAGGCGATCGGCGTGAAGATGCCGGACACCTTCCCCTTCTTCTTTCGCATCTCGGCTGGCTTCCTGACGCAGGCGGACCGGGTCCAGGTGCTGGGCACCGACAGCTCGGGCGAGGTCGAGGCCGTGGTCGTCACGCTCGACGACGGCCGCTGGCTGACGCTGGGCTCGGACCACACCGACCGCAAGGTCGAGGCCTATTCCATCAACGTCTCCAAGCAGATGTGCCCCAAGATCATCGGCCGCAAGGCGTGGCGCTTCGACGAGGTGTCGGGCCATTGGGACAAGCTCATCATCCGCTCCTGGACGACGACCGACGGCGTGCGCGCGCTCTACCAGGAAGGGCCGCTCGCCTCCATGCGCCACCCCGACGACCTGACGGCGCGCTATCTGGGTGGGGCGGGCAAGCTGGCCGCGGGCACTGTGCTGTTCTGCGGCACCATCGGCGCCATGGGCCCGCTGGCCCATTCCGAGCGGTTCGAGATGGAGATCGAGGACCCGGTGCTGGGCCGCAGGATCGGCCATGGCTACGACGTCGAAGCCCTGTCGCGGATCGACTGA
- a CDS encoding hydantoinase B/oxoprolinase family protein, translated as MAESRDPIAFELFKNAIFSIADEMALTVFRTTYSGVLKDNMDYSTGFADAQGKLVAQGLTLPGHLGSIPTAMESIMRHFSADMREGDVYIMNDPFDGGMHLPDIFIFKPLFHEGRRMAFAATVCHHTDVGGRVAGSNASDSTEIYAEGLRIPPLKFYEAGKRNETVVAFIEKNVRLPVQVFGDLRAQLAACHIAEKQFAELVARYGPDQVSAYMVETVDYAERLTRAALSKLPDGQWSFEDWIDDDGVDYGKPIRLFVTLTKKGDHMLVDWTGTSPQVKGAINNTLSFTKAAAYTGVRSVLPGGIPNNEGVFRAIEVVCPPGTVGNGVLPAACAARGLTGFRMTDCVFGALAMMLPDKVFAAGDGGNTGISIGGYYPDRKPFIYVDFTCGAWGARPWADGLDGNSHMFANMASHSIEVTEAEHPIQLLAYEFVADKAGAGKFRGGVPFRRDYKFLEEEGVLQVRSDRRTHRPFGLYGGSPGQPSENYRNPDAENEILPSKLTMTIRKGEVFRHVLAGAGGWGDPLERDPAKVLKDVRNELLSPAKAKADYGVVVDTATWTVDAGASDLARAEIRRTRGWTTTPTVQWTDAAPAAQAAE; from the coding sequence ATGGCCGAATCCCGCGATCCGATCGCCTTCGAGCTGTTCAAGAACGCGATCTTCTCGATTGCCGACGAAATGGCGCTAACCGTCTTCCGCACGACCTATTCCGGCGTGCTGAAGGACAACATGGACTATTCGACCGGCTTCGCCGACGCGCAGGGCAAGCTGGTGGCGCAGGGCCTGACCCTGCCTGGCCATCTCGGCTCCATCCCGACCGCGATGGAATCGATCATGCGGCACTTCTCCGCCGACATGCGCGAGGGCGACGTCTACATCATGAACGACCCGTTCGACGGGGGCATGCACCTGCCGGACATCTTCATCTTCAAGCCGCTGTTCCACGAGGGCCGGCGGATGGCGTTCGCCGCCACCGTCTGCCACCACACCGATGTGGGCGGTCGCGTCGCCGGCTCGAACGCATCGGACTCGACCGAGATCTATGCCGAGGGGCTGCGCATCCCGCCGCTGAAGTTCTACGAGGCCGGCAAGCGCAACGAGACGGTCGTCGCATTCATCGAGAAGAACGTGCGCCTGCCGGTGCAGGTCTTCGGCGACCTGCGTGCCCAGCTTGCCGCCTGCCACATCGCCGAGAAGCAGTTCGCCGAGCTGGTCGCCCGCTACGGCCCCGACCAGGTGTCGGCCTACATGGTCGAGACGGTCGACTATGCCGAGCGCCTGACGCGCGCCGCCCTGTCGAAGCTGCCGGACGGGCAATGGTCGTTCGAGGACTGGATCGACGATGACGGCGTCGACTATGGCAAGCCGATCCGCCTGTTCGTGACGCTGACCAAGAAGGGCGACCACATGCTGGTCGACTGGACCGGCACCAGCCCGCAGGTGAAGGGCGCCATCAACAACACCCTCTCCTTCACCAAGGCCGCCGCCTATACGGGCGTGCGCTCGGTGCTGCCCGGCGGCATTCCCAACAACGAGGGCGTGTTCCGGGCGATCGAGGTTGTGTGCCCGCCGGGCACGGTCGGCAACGGCGTGCTGCCGGCGGCCTGCGCGGCGCGCGGCCTGACCGGCTTCCGCATGACCGACTGCGTCTTTGGCGCGCTGGCCATGATGCTGCCGGACAAGGTGTTCGCAGCCGGCGACGGCGGCAATACCGGCATCTCCATCGGCGGCTACTATCCCGACCGCAAGCCCTTCATCTATGTCGACTTCACCTGCGGCGCCTGGGGTGCCCGGCCGTGGGCCGACGGGCTGGACGGCAACAGCCATATGTTCGCCAACATGGCCTCGCACTCGATCGAGGTGACCGAGGCCGAGCATCCGATCCAGCTTCTGGCCTACGAGTTCGTGGCCGACAAGGCGGGTGCCGGCAAGTTCCGCGGCGGCGTGCCGTTCCGGCGCGACTACAAGTTCCTGGAGGAGGAAGGCGTGCTGCAGGTCCGCTCCGACCGGCGCACGCACCGCCCGTTCGGCCTCTATGGCGGCAGCCCGGGCCAGCCGTCCGAGAACTATCGCAACCCCGACGCCGAGAACGAGATTCTGCCGTCCAAGCTGACCATGACCATCCGCAAGGGCGAGGTCTTCCGCCATGTGCTGGCGGGTGCCGGCGGCTGGGGCGACCCCCTGGAGCGCGACCCGGCCAAGGTGCTGAAGGACGTGCGCAACGAGCTGCTGTCGCCGGCCAAGGCCAAGGCCGACTATGGCGTCGTCGTCGACACCGCCACCTGGACCGTCGATGCCGGGGCGAGCGACCTGGCGCGGGCGGAAATCCGCCGCACCCGCGGCTGGACCACCACCCCCACCGTGCAATGGACCGATGCCGCGCCGGCAGCCCAGGCGGCGGAGTAA
- a CDS encoding hydantoinase/oxoprolinase family protein translates to MTVNYRVGVDIGGTFTDIVLLGSDGTIHTKKVSSSVDNYARAIVEGLVEVFEETGLSGDVIEEIRHGTTVASNAILEHKGARTGLITTKGFRDVLEIRTLRMPRLYDIAWEKPEPLVERRLRRVVDERIAASGAIEQALDPADAEAQVDALLAEKVEAIAVCLLHSYANPAHEQMIAEIIRRKAPDLPVSISFEVLPEIKEYERTSTTVINAYVMPIVARYLRALRGGLDRADVPARLLLMQSNGGLMTSEAATEKPMNIIESGPAGGVVGAQALARSKNLPGIITFDMGGTTAKAATVENGQVTRASEYSVGGGIMIGSRLLTGAGYLLKVPAIDLAEVGAGGGSLVWIDAGGSLQIGPESAGSTPGPVCYGKGGVEPTVTDANVVLGYINPGYLVGGAVKLDGDKARAAFEEKVARPLGIEVARAAHGAHLIAASNMIRAIRSVSTERGRDPRDFSLFAFGGNGPLFACGMAESLGMTRVVIPPSPGLFSAFGLLYADVEHHYSRTFRRLTRKADLAEVNAAWDAMAGQAQHQLEAEGFTGANAKIVRAAALHYHGQTFDLTVPVPDGPIDAAVMRQLEEAYGQEHERTYGHRAGPDEPVELVSIQVVGLGIRLGGGVPENVRPTRAEPDAPPPRPAYFGPDKGWIETRVVRRSDLGEPTMGPLIVEEYDATCVVLPGWRASLDGSKNIIIERV, encoded by the coding sequence ATGACCGTGAACTATCGCGTCGGCGTCGACATCGGCGGCACCTTCACCGACATCGTGCTGCTCGGCTCCGACGGCACCATCCACACCAAGAAGGTGTCCTCCAGCGTCGACAACTATGCCCGCGCCATCGTCGAGGGCCTGGTCGAGGTGTTCGAGGAAACGGGCCTCTCCGGCGACGTCATCGAGGAGATCCGCCACGGCACGACGGTGGCCTCAAACGCCATCCTGGAGCACAAGGGTGCGCGCACCGGCCTGATCACCACCAAAGGCTTCCGCGACGTGCTGGAGATCCGCACGCTGCGCATGCCCCGCCTCTACGACATCGCCTGGGAGAAGCCCGAGCCGCTCGTCGAGCGCCGCCTTCGCCGAGTGGTGGACGAGCGCATCGCCGCCAGCGGGGCCATTGAGCAGGCGCTCGACCCGGCCGACGCCGAGGCCCAGGTCGACGCCCTGCTGGCCGAGAAGGTGGAGGCGATCGCGGTCTGCCTGCTGCATTCCTACGCCAACCCGGCGCACGAGCAGATGATCGCCGAGATCATCCGCCGCAAGGCGCCCGACCTGCCGGTCTCGATCTCGTTCGAGGTCCTGCCAGAGATCAAGGAGTACGAGCGCACCTCGACCACGGTCATCAACGCCTATGTCATGCCGATCGTCGCCCGGTATCTGCGGGCGCTGCGCGGCGGGCTCGACCGGGCCGACGTGCCGGCGCGCCTGCTGCTGATGCAGTCGAACGGCGGCCTGATGACATCCGAGGCCGCGACCGAGAAGCCGATGAACATCATCGAGTCCGGCCCGGCCGGCGGCGTCGTCGGCGCCCAGGCCCTGGCCCGCTCGAAGAACCTGCCCGGCATCATCACCTTCGACATGGGTGGCACCACGGCCAAGGCCGCCACGGTCGAGAACGGCCAAGTGACGCGCGCGTCCGAATACTCGGTCGGCGGCGGCATCATGATCGGCTCGCGCCTGCTGACGGGTGCGGGATACCTCTTGAAGGTGCCGGCGATCGACCTGGCCGAGGTGGGTGCGGGCGGCGGCTCGCTGGTGTGGATCGATGCCGGCGGCTCGCTGCAGATCGGGCCGGAGAGTGCGGGGTCCACCCCCGGCCCCGTCTGCTACGGCAAGGGCGGCGTCGAGCCGACCGTGACCGACGCCAACGTCGTGCTGGGCTACATCAACCCGGGCTATCTCGTCGGCGGCGCGGTGAAGCTGGACGGCGACAAGGCCCGCGCGGCCTTCGAGGAGAAGGTGGCCAGGCCGCTCGGCATCGAGGTCGCGCGCGCGGCCCACGGCGCCCATCTGATCGCCGCCTCCAACATGATCCGCGCGATCCGCTCGGTCTCGACCGAGCGCGGCCGCGACCCGCGCGACTTCTCGCTGTTCGCGTTTGGTGGCAACGGGCCCTTGTTCGCCTGCGGCATGGCCGAATCGCTCGGCATGACGCGGGTGGTGATCCCGCCCTCGCCCGGCCTCTTCTCGGCCTTCGGCCTGCTCTACGCCGATGTCGAGCACCACTATTCGCGCACCTTCCGCCGCCTGACGCGCAAGGCGGACCTGGCGGAGGTGAATGCCGCCTGGGACGCGATGGCCGGCCAGGCCCAGCATCAGCTCGAGGCGGAGGGCTTCACCGGCGCCAATGCGAAGATCGTCCGGGCAGCCGCCCTGCACTATCACGGCCAGACCTTCGACCTGACCGTGCCGGTGCCGGACGGCCCGATCGACGCCGCGGTGATGCGCCAGTTGGAGGAAGCCTACGGCCAGGAGCACGAGCGCACCTACGGCCACCGCGCCGGCCCCGACGAGCCGGTCGAGCTGGTGTCGATCCAGGTCGTGGGCCTGGGCATCCGCCTGGGCGGCGGCGTGCCCGAGAACGTGCGCCCGACCCGGGCCGAGCCCGACGCGCCGCCGCCGCGGCCGGCCTATTTCGGGCCGGACAAGGGGTGGATCGAGACCCGCGTGGTGCGCCGCTCGGACCTCGGCGAGCCCACGATGGGGCCGCTGATCGTCGAGGAGTACGACGCCACCTGCGTCGTGCTGCCCGGCTGGCGGGCCAGCCTGGACGGCTCGAAGAACATCATCATCGAGCGGGTGTAG